The Methanolacinia paynteri genome includes a region encoding these proteins:
- a CDS encoding HEAT repeat domain-containing protein: protein MNENTAELLNLLESGNKRERRSAIDGLKKIGKPASLQLLNILNSENPDIRDGAAEILGSYSEGDIDTFLKLLASGKKNARDGAARTIAYIIGNGGKITTPLSKMIRDGTPEARKGAAISIGYIHNPKADFVNMLLYMLKDDDREVRKQAAESLKKLNWNSVNPVEMAFFYMADEDWDKLGKSGPFALEAVKFGLKNADSEVRIKLAGILAGTKGNESKKILLSILADPDKKVKLAAIDAVAETRDPELMNYLAGAMYDRDYDVQVETSWALRKAGWRPASYNEKVRALILQGDLREIELMGRTALTPLIENLGDTDPNIRKNAVKVLYSIGKPAYEALRQAENKSSPEIREGIQEALEYFSTNEKESAEKTGSDSATESEIREYNSRDYWHHAFIENGYNQEMAERFSASLSGEDDIIRITAIENLKGHGKRAIPIMILLLNDEKENVKTVAIESLGDLYAKDAIESLVKTIEDEHHEVRRASAYALGKIRDKGTLPVLVRHFADPEETVRNECSESVAKMGNIALPFIENLVSHNDPDVRIASLRALGGISDPSGIPFGTKALNDSEYNVRIEAMDALVRISGFMFNFLMNEIQRVSIQGTKMEKLGMLSVLSRLQDLKIVPVVKRFLADDDEEVRRNASEILEVYRKREIKKEKDRIREYSRETADLLKRKLSLKEIDSLLDRLIGADDFATMEILGKKLSQNEIEDLIKGLKAKKGDTSKVLGKRLSQDEIDELIHRSAYVSNKNTTELLGKKLNQDEIDDLIKRASSEKEENAAKDIKKQLTQNEIDDLIKKELALKKKAAMEVSMLIVGLKSSDPAAESSSTAKIIKIGEPAVEPLLSFMNNAEPEFQAKTAEILIKIGKPGIRGMIRTLNYGRTEMRVVIARTILKSKDPEAVNAVYDRIKSEKNPEVRKALILAFTKDSKDKRIPDALHSALADPDPGVKTLAVRLLAKIKDERAIGPLVSVLNYSEDTLADLASDSLVGYGKAAQPALLKELKGNGSDQFRERIAATMDKMQFKPADSRDIAWYFAAKGRWSELEKSGDYALEPLSQIIGNPYSKKRTDALKTLIGIGGTKVLPSLSNAVFDIDEDISGTARQGILDMGRSVIPALTEIASKEKDAGRQRELESIIREIDQKDLIKKSIEAGDWNALAGAGPMAIKYISERTNSADPETKRQMISVISRIGGEEAVCPLSEMLFDNDERIAVTARHGLLNTGGEAIPELEKICRQTSNPARREALKFLIREISKEEEIATLVKEKRWIELQLKGEDAIDMISQLLEDPNPENRMGATKVFAGIDDISAVRPLLHSLFDTDPEIVTIASSALKKRGKTIIPVISVAIIKEKNPAKKKALADLIREMESGGS, encoded by the coding sequence GTGAACGAAAACACCGCCGAACTCCTGAATCTTTTGGAATCCGGAAACAAACGAGAGCGAAGATCAGCGATCGATGGACTGAAAAAGATCGGGAAACCCGCATCCCTGCAGCTTTTAAATATCCTGAACAGCGAAAATCCTGATATCCGGGACGGTGCCGCAGAGATCCTCGGCTCATACAGCGAAGGGGATATCGATACTTTTCTGAAACTTCTTGCCTCGGGAAAGAAGAATGCAAGGGACGGTGCTGCAAGAACAATCGCATACATCATAGGCAACGGCGGGAAGATCACAACTCCTCTTTCAAAGATGATCAGGGACGGGACACCCGAAGCAAGGAAAGGCGCCGCCATATCCATCGGCTATATCCATAACCCGAAGGCCGATTTCGTCAACATGCTTCTGTATATGCTTAAGGACGATGACCGCGAAGTCAGGAAACAGGCGGCCGAATCGCTGAAAAAACTGAACTGGAATTCAGTCAATCCCGTCGAGATGGCCTTTTTCTATATGGCTGACGAAGACTGGGACAAACTGGGAAAGTCAGGACCGTTCGCACTTGAAGCGGTAAAATTCGGGCTAAAAAATGCCGATTCCGAAGTGAGAATAAAACTCGCCGGCATTCTGGCAGGGACAAAAGGAAATGAATCCAAAAAAATTCTCCTTTCAATACTGGCAGACCCCGATAAAAAAGTCAAACTGGCTGCGATCGATGCAGTAGCCGAGACCCGTGACCCGGAACTCATGAATTATCTTGCCGGCGCCATGTACGACCGCGATTACGACGTTCAGGTCGAGACCTCATGGGCACTCCGCAAAGCGGGATGGAGACCTGCAAGCTACAATGAAAAAGTCAGGGCGCTTATCCTCCAGGGCGATTTAAGGGAGATCGAACTAATGGGCCGGACGGCACTCACTCCTCTCATCGAAAATCTCGGGGATACAGATCCCAATATCAGAAAAAATGCCGTAAAGGTCCTGTATTCCATAGGAAAACCGGCATATGAAGCCCTCAGACAGGCAGAAAACAAATCCTCCCCTGAGATCAGGGAAGGAATACAGGAGGCTCTCGAATATTTCAGCACCAACGAAAAGGAATCCGCGGAAAAAACAGGAAGCGATTCGGCAACTGAGAGCGAGATCCGGGAATATAATTCCAGGGATTACTGGCATCACGCTTTCATTGAGAACGGCTATAACCAGGAGATGGCTGAAAGGTTCTCTGCCTCTCTTTCCGGCGAAGACGACATCATAAGAATAACGGCTATCGAAAATCTCAAAGGGCACGGGAAGAGAGCAATCCCGATCATGATCCTTCTCCTGAACGACGAAAAGGAGAACGTGAAGACTGTCGCCATCGAATCGCTCGGCGACCTGTACGCGAAAGATGCCATCGAATCGCTCGTAAAGACAATAGAAGACGAGCATCACGAGGTCAGAAGGGCCTCCGCCTATGCCCTCGGAAAAATCCGGGATAAAGGAACCCTGCCCGTTCTTGTCAGGCACTTTGCAGACCCCGAGGAGACCGTGCGCAACGAGTGCTCCGAATCGGTCGCAAAGATGGGAAACATCGCCCTTCCCTTCATCGAAAACCTCGTATCGCACAACGACCCGGATGTCAGGATTGCATCCCTCAGGGCTCTCGGCGGGATCAGCGATCCGTCCGGAATTCCTTTCGGGACAAAGGCCCTGAACGATTCCGAGTACAACGTCAGGATTGAGGCAATGGACGCCCTTGTCCGCATCAGCGGCTTCATGTTCAACTTCCTGATGAACGAGATCCAGAGAGTCAGCATCCAGGGGACCAAGATGGAGAAGCTGGGAATGCTCAGTGTCCTGTCAAGACTCCAGGATTTAAAGATCGTCCCGGTCGTCAAGAGATTTCTCGCCGACGACGACGAGGAGGTCCGGAGAAATGCATCGGAGATCCTGGAAGTCTACAGGAAGAGAGAGATCAAAAAGGAGAAGGACAGGATTCGCGAGTACAGCAGGGAGACTGCCGACCTGCTGAAGAGGAAGCTGTCGCTAAAGGAGATCGACAGCCTTCTCGACCGCCTTATAGGTGCGGACGACTTCGCTACAATGGAGATCCTCGGGAAGAAGCTCTCGCAGAACGAGATCGAAGATCTGATTAAGGGACTCAAGGCAAAGAAAGGAGATACTTCAAAGGTCCTCGGGAAGAGGCTCTCGCAGGATGAGATCGACGAACTCATCCACCGTTCGGCCTATGTAAGCAATAAAAATACCACGGAACTGCTCGGCAAAAAGCTCAACCAGGACGAGATCGACGATCTCATCAAAAGGGCATCCTCGGAGAAGGAAGAGAATGCCGCGAAGGACATCAAGAAACAGCTCACCCAGAACGAGATCGACGACCTGATCAAAAAGGAGCTCGCACTCAAGAAGAAGGCGGCAATGGAGGTCTCAATGCTTATCGTCGGCCTGAAGAGCAGCGATCCTGCAGCCGAATCATCATCGACTGCCAAGATCATAAAGATCGGCGAGCCTGCCGTCGAACCCCTCCTCAGTTTCATGAACAACGCCGAACCGGAATTCCAGGCAAAAACCGCTGAAATCCTTATCAAAATCGGAAAACCTGGGATCAGGGGGATGATCAGGACACTGAACTATGGCCGGACAGAAATGAGAGTCGTCATAGCAAGGACCATACTGAAGAGCAAAGACCCGGAGGCAGTGAATGCCGTATACGACAGGATCAAGAGCGAGAAGAATCCCGAGGTCAGGAAGGCCCTCATACTTGCATTTACAAAGGATTCGAAGGACAAAAGAATTCCCGACGCACTGCACTCCGCACTTGCCGATCCGGACCCCGGGGTAAAGACCCTTGCAGTCCGCCTTCTTGCAAAGATCAAAGACGAAAGGGCGATCGGCCCCCTGGTATCGGTCCTGAACTACTCCGAGGATACGCTCGCGGATCTTGCCTCCGATTCTCTTGTCGGTTACGGAAAAGCTGCACAGCCGGCCCTTCTCAAAGAGCTGAAAGGAAACGGCAGCGACCAGTTTAGGGAGAGAATTGCCGCGACCATGGACAAGATGCAGTTCAAACCTGCCGACAGTAGGGATATCGCATGGTATTTTGCGGCAAAAGGAAGATGGAGCGAACTTGAGAAGTCAGGAGATTATGCACTCGAACCCCTGTCACAGATTATCGGAAACCCCTACTCCAAAAAGAGGACGGATGCACTGAAAACCCTGATCGGGATCGGCGGAACGAAGGTCCTGCCGTCTCTTTCAAATGCGGTCTTCGACATAGATGAGGACATCTCCGGGACTGCAAGGCAGGGGATCCTTGACATGGGCAGGAGTGTGATCCCGGCGCTAACGGAGATCGCCTCGAAGGAAAAAGATGCCGGGCGGCAGAGAGAGCTCGAATCGATAATCCGGGAGATCGACCAGAAAGATCTCATTAAAAAATCTATAGAGGCGGGAGACTGGAACGCGCTTGCCGGGGCAGGACCAATGGCGATCAAATATATCTCCGAAAGGACTAACTCCGCCGATCCGGAGACAAAGAGACAGATGATCTCTGTGATCTCGAGGATCGGGGGAGAAGAGGCAGTCTGCCCCCTCTCGGAGATGCTCTTTGACAATGACGAGAGGATCGCGGTTACTGCACGGCACGGTCTGCTGAATACCGGCGGAGAAGCGATACCGGAACTGGAAAAGATCTGCAGGCAGACCTCAAATCCTGCAAGACGAGAGGCTCTTAAATTCCTTATCAGGGAGATATCGAAAGAGGAGGAGATTGCAACCCTCGTTAAGGAAAAGAGGTGGATAGAGCTCCAGTTAAAAGGTGAGGATGCAATCGACATGATCTCCCAGCTGCTCGAGGACCCGAACCCCGAAAACCGGATGGGAGCAACCAAAGTCTTTGCAGGCATCGATGACATCAGTGCCGTCCGGCCGCTTCTTCACTCACTCTTCGACACAGATCCGGAGATCGTGACGATTGCGAGCTCAGCACTTAAAAAAAGAGGAAAGACGATAATCCCGGTAATCTCAGTGGCAATTATTAAGGAGAAGAACCCTGCAAAAAAGAAGGCCCTTGCAGATCTAATCAGGGAGATGGAGTCGGGCGGCAGCTGA
- a CDS encoding esterase/lipase family protein encodes MTFERYPVVLVHGWKSGPEIWKDLASKLEDESIPYWNFSFTGMESSEPVAIAMALRDYIRDTRRRLGYYDYIDIVCHSTGSFIVRYMLEVIDGVSKEEKVRFFIGIGPASNGSSMAELFNDPVHGPEVLRNLEGVFVPRKYKPEEDLIVQGLRPGSPENMEIRASGTRDDIMYRVIVSSNEECCPVFFPPFSGRTWVFGEDGSWDTTFRGDGVVAHVDSFIPGAGADIIPKDQEKFGSGPFRYCHIMLPKNKEVIERIMNYLTDPDTEPEFFC; translated from the coding sequence GTGACCTTTGAAAGGTATCCCGTAGTACTTGTTCACGGCTGGAAGAGCGGCCCGGAGATCTGGAAAGATCTTGCAAGTAAACTTGAGGATGAATCGATACCTTACTGGAATTTCAGTTTTACCGGAATGGAGAGTTCCGAGCCTGTCGCGATCGCGATGGCTCTCCGCGATTATATCCGGGATACCCGCAGGAGACTCGGGTACTATGATTATATCGATATCGTCTGTCATTCTACGGGCAGCTTCATCGTCAGGTACATGCTTGAGGTGATCGACGGTGTATCGAAAGAGGAGAAGGTCAGGTTTTTCATCGGCATAGGCCCCGCGAGCAACGGTTCGTCGATGGCAGAGCTATTCAACGATCCCGTCCACGGCCCGGAGGTCCTGCGAAACCTCGAGGGAGTGTTCGTTCCAAGAAAATACAAGCCTGAAGAAGACCTGATCGTGCAGGGTCTTCGTCCCGGAAGCCCGGAGAATATGGAGATCCGTGCATCGGGCACACGTGACGATATCATGTACAGGGTGATCGTATCGTCCAATGAAGAATGCTGTCCTGTGTTTTTCCCCCCGTTCAGCGGGAGAACCTGGGTATTCGGTGAAGACGGCTCATGGGATACGACATTCCGTGGCGACGGGGTCGTTGCGCATGTGGATTCGTTCATACCCGGCGCCGGGGCGGATATTATCCCGAAAGACCAGGAGAAGTTCGGCTCGGGGCCTTTCCGCTACTGTCACATCATGCTGCCGAAGAATAAAGAAGTAATCGAGAGGATCATGAATTATCTCACCGATCCCGATACGGAACCCGAGTTCTTCTGCTGA
- a CDS encoding RNA recognition motif domain-containing protein produces METSKLYVGNLTYSVTEKQLEELFSQYGDVKSVRIIERKGFGFVEMGSAEEAEKAMAALNETEYEGRTMRIDEARPPRPRSDFNRRY; encoded by the coding sequence ATGGAAACCAGTAAGTTGTATGTCGGCAATCTGACATACTCGGTAACTGAAAAACAGTTGGAAGAATTGTTTTCTCAATATGGCGACGTTAAAAGCGTTAGAATTATTGAACGTAAAGGATTTGGATTCGTTGAGATGGGCTCGGCCGAAGAGGCTGAGAAGGCAATGGCCGCCCTTAATGAAACAGAGTATGAAGGACGCACGATGCGGATTGATGAAGCCCGCCCGCCGCGCCCGAGAAGCGATTTCAACAGAAGATATTAA
- a CDS encoding YczE/YyaS/YitT family protein, translating into MAGATDQKSVFTRYSTLILGLFFMGLGISLITKSYLGTSPISSVPYVLCLVFPVTFGEFAFLLGVFFLLIEIIILGKGFPKIQSLQVFVGLILGFFIDLGMLIFYFVDPVFYPAKIITLLAGCVVLALGVYLEITSGTFVYPGDAVVRIIAEKAGKRFGTVKVAFDTTLCFTAGAISFFFFGTLKGLGEGTLISALIVGYIITAISALFVFFSHRRNHFQRDN; encoded by the coding sequence ATGGCCGGCGCAACAGATCAAAAATCAGTTTTTACCAGGTATTCGACCCTGATCCTGGGGCTGTTTTTTATGGGCCTCGGCATAAGCCTGATAACAAAATCGTATCTCGGGACGTCACCGATTTCAAGCGTTCCCTATGTTCTCTGCCTGGTATTTCCCGTAACTTTCGGTGAATTTGCTTTTCTCCTGGGTGTATTCTTCCTTCTTATAGAGATCATAATTTTGGGAAAGGGTTTTCCGAAGATCCAGTCTCTCCAGGTATTCGTCGGACTCATTCTCGGGTTTTTCATCGATCTCGGGATGTTGATTTTTTATTTTGTCGATCCGGTATTTTATCCCGCGAAAATAATCACGCTTCTTGCGGGATGCGTTGTTCTTGCACTGGGAGTCTACCTGGAGATAACGTCCGGCACTTTCGTCTATCCCGGCGATGCGGTTGTCAGGATAATCGCGGAAAAAGCCGGAAAAAGGTTTGGAACGGTCAAAGTCGCATTCGATACGACACTCTGCTTCACCGCGGGAGCGATTTCGTTTTTTTTCTTCGGAACACTGAAGGGTCTCGGGGAGGGAACACTCATCTCCGCACTGATTGTAGGGTACATAATAACGGCAATAAGCGCCTTGTTTGTATTTTTCAGTCACAGGCGGAACCATTTTCAGCGTGACAACTGA